The Ketobacter alkanivorans genome includes the window CATGGCCTGGCAGAAGATTCTGCATGCCAAGGGCTGGGTCGCTCCCCATTGGCCGGTGGCTTATGGCGGGACAGGGTGGGATGTAGTGCAGCGCTCTATTTTTGCCGAAGAATCCCTCCAGGCCGACGCCCCTATGCTGATCCCCATGGGGCTGCAAATGTGTGGCCCTTGCATTATTGGTTGCGGCACACAGGAGCAGAAAGACTACTATCTGCCCCGTATCCTTTCTGGCGAGGATTTCTGGTGCCAGGGTTATTCTGAGCCGGGTGCAGGATCTGATCTGGCTGCGCTGCAGACCAGCGCGGTATCTGACGGTGACGATTACATTGTCAACGGCGCCAAAATCTGGACTACCTACGCCCATTACGCCAATAAGATCTTCTGTCTGGTGCGCACCGATAAAGAGTGCAAGCCGCAGCAGGGCATTACCTTTTTGTTGATGGATATGGATGCACCGGGCGTGACCGTGGAGCCCATCATCGGTCTGGATGGGGTGCGGGAACAGAACACCGTTTACTTTGACAATGTGCGAGTACCTAAAAAGAATCGCATCGGGGAAGAAAACCAGGGTTGGACCGTGGCCAAGTTCCTGCTCACGTTCGAGCGGGGTGGCCAGGAGTATGCCCCCGGCCTGTATCAATATCTCCGCCACATCAAAGCGGCCGCTGAGCAAGAGGGTGATGGCTTTGGCGGGCGTCTGGCTGATGATCCGCATTTCATGCGCCGTGTCAGTGAGGTGGAAATTCAGATCAGCGCTCTGGAATTTACCGAAAACCGTATTAAAGCAGCGCTGGGCAGTGGGCAAAGCCCTGGGGCCGTGGCTTCGATGACCAAAATTGTCGGTACCGAGCTGAGTCAGAAGCTCACCGAGCTTGCGATTGAAGCAGTTGGTGTTGCTGGTTTGCCGTGGCAGTTGGATGCCCTTGAACCTGGCGCAGGCGTCGCGCCTATCGGCCCTGAATATGCTCTTACAGCCATGCCGCGCTATCTCAATACGCGGGCCACCACTATTTACGGTGGTTCCAATGAGATTCAGCGCGGCATTATCGCGAAAATGGTATTGGGCTTGTAGGGTTTAGCGAGAGGAAGCGTATTGTGAATTTTGAGTTATCTGAAGAGCAACAAATGCTGGTGGACAGCATCAGTAAGTTTCTGCACAACGATTATGATTTTGATACCCGCCGTAAAATAGCCGCTACAGAGCTGGGTTACAGTGCAGAAAACTGGAGAATGTTTGCAGAGCTGGGCTGGCTCAGCGTGCCGTTTGCAGAAGAGAACGGTGGCTTTGGCGGTACGGCTGTGGATCTGATGTTAATGATGGAAGCCTTTGGCAAAGCGCTTATCACCGAACCGTTTATTCCCACTGTGATTCTGGGCGGACGTCTGGTGGAAGCCCTGGGTGATGCCGGGCAGAAGCAGTCGCTGCTGGCGGCGGTTATTCAGGGTGAGTTGCAAATGGCATTGGCCTATGAAGAACCTGGCTCCCGCGGCAACCCTGCCTGCTTGGCGACTCAGGCTAAGGCAGTAGGCGCTGATTATGTTCTCACCGGTGAGAAGGTTATGGTGTTGAATGGCCATGCTGCCGACAAACTTCTGGTAACCGCTCGCACCTCGGGCAGCTTGACGCAGCGCGAAGGCGTCAGTCTGTTTGTAATTGATGCTGATGCAGACGGTGTCGACATTACAGGTTACCCGACGATGGAAGGCGGGCGCGCAGCTAATGTCGTTTTAAA containing:
- a CDS encoding acyl-CoA dehydrogenase family protein; translation: MDLSVKPEYRQFREEVREFLNQALTDDIRAAGRLGTSVFHDKERAMAWQKILHAKGWVAPHWPVAYGGTGWDVVQRSIFAEESLQADAPMLIPMGLQMCGPCIIGCGTQEQKDYYLPRILSGEDFWCQGYSEPGAGSDLAALQTSAVSDGDDYIVNGAKIWTTYAHYANKIFCLVRTDKECKPQQGITFLLMDMDAPGVTVEPIIGLDGVREQNTVYFDNVRVPKKNRIGEENQGWTVAKFLLTFERGGQEYAPGLYQYLRHIKAAAEQEGDGFGGRLADDPHFMRRVSEVEIQISALEFTENRIKAALGSGQSPGAVASMTKIVGTELSQKLTELAIEAVGVAGLPWQLDALEPGAGVAPIGPEYALTAMPRYLNTRATTIYGGSNEIQRGIIAKMVLGL
- a CDS encoding acyl-CoA dehydrogenase family protein, with amino-acid sequence MNFELSEEQQMLVDSISKFLHNDYDFDTRRKIAATELGYSAENWRMFAELGWLSVPFAEENGGFGGTAVDLMLMMEAFGKALITEPFIPTVILGGRLVEALGDAGQKQSLLAAVIQGELQMALAYEEPGSRGNPACLATQAKAVGADYVLTGEKVMVLNGHAADKLLVTARTSGSLTQREGVSLFVIDADADGVDITGYPTMEGGRAANVVLNGVKVAAAQRLGVEGQALAAVETVLDEATIAIGSEAVGAMEVLYKTTVEYCKTRKQFGMPIGKFQVLQHRMVDMFMAHELTQSTMYMAGLRNLEGGDVARKAASAFKVQVGKAGRYIGQQAVQLHGGMGMTDELNVGYYFKRLTAIDALLGNTDYHLTRYGAIA